CGACTACGTCGTGCACCACCGCAAGGCCAACGGCAGCCTGACCGGCAAGACCTTCAAGCTGACCACCCGGACGCTGGAGCCCGGCGAGACCTGCGAAATCCGCCGGGAGCACTCGTTCAAGGTGCTGACCACCCGGCGCTACCACCCGGGGCAGCACGCCCTGGAACTGCAGATCAACGGGGTGCGCTCCGGCCGGGCCGAGTTCGTCCTGCTGGCCGCCTGATCGCCTCAGCGCCGGGCCGCGTCGATCACCGCGCGCCCGGCGCCGATCAGCGTCTCGGCGCGCGGGGCCGACGAAGAGCCGAGGTAACCGCCGACCATCGCGCCGTCGCGCAGCATGAGGAGCCGGTCGACGACCTGGGGTGAATCCACGACCCCGAGTTCGGCGATCAGGTCGGTCAGAACTCCGGCGAACCAGTCACGGTGGGCGACGATGGCGCGCCGGACGGGATGGCCGGGGTCGGCGTACTCGGCGGCGGCGTTGATGAACGGGCAGCCGCGGAACCCGGACGCGCAGCTGGTGTCCGCGACCGCCTGCGCGATGGCGACGAGTGCCGCGCAGGCGTCATCCGCGTGCGTGGACCGCAGGTGCTCGACCACACCGCGCTCGACCGCCGACCGGCCGTCGAGGTAGGCGAGCACCAGGTCGTCCTTCGTGGGGAAGTGGCGGTAGAAGGTGACTTTGCTGACCTCGGCCGCCGCGATGATCCGGTCGGCGCTGACCGCGCGGATGCCCTCCGCGTAGAAGAACTCGTCGGCCGCGGCCAGAATCCGCTCCCGCACCGGTGAGGGGCGCACTGTCGCCTCCCGTGTCGCCGCCCGCGCCATCGCACTCCCTTTCTCGCCCGTTTCCGTCCCGAGGTTAGCGCCCGCCGCCAAGGAGGAGATCGTGCTACGTTGTAGACGTACTAGTTAGTCTACCTGTTGGAGGTGACACCGGTGAAGTTCGGACATCGACTCAGGCCGGTCGCGGCCACGGTCGCGCTCGGGGCGGCCGCCGTGCTCGCGCTCGGCGTCGTTCCGTCCTCGGCGACCGAGACCACGGAGGTCCAGGGACGCGACAGCGCCAAGCCCACGGTCGTGCTGGTGCACGGCGCCTTCGCCGACGCCGCCGGCTGGGACGGGGTGATCGGCGAGTTGCAGCGTGACGGCTATCCGGTGCTCGCCGTGGCGAACCCCTTGCGTGGTCTCGCCGCCGACTCGGCTTACCTGCGCAGCGTCCTCGACACCGTGCCGGGTCCGGTGGTCCTGGTCGGCCACTCCTACGGCGGCGCGGTCATCACCAACGCCGCGACCGGCTCGGCGAACGTCACAGCGCTCGTCTACACCGCCGCGTTCGCCCCGGACGCGGGCGAAAACCTCAACCAGTTCTCCGACCCCGCGCGGTACCCGGGAAGTGAGCTCACCCCGGACGCGCTGGTCATCCGCCCGTACCCCGGCGGGATCGACGCCACCATCGATCCGGCTCGGTTCCGCGACATCTTCGCCGCCGATCTGCCGCGGCCGGAGGTCGTGAAGATGGCCGCGCGGCAGCGCCCGGTGTCCGTGGCCGCGCTCGGGGAGCCCTCCGGTGCTCCGGCCTGGAAGACCATCCCCAGCTGGTATCTGGTGTCCACACAGGACAAGGCGATCTCGCCGGTGGCGCAGCGGTTCTTCGCCCAGCGCGCCGGGGCGCACACCGTGGAGATCAGGGCCTCCCACGTCGGATACATCTCGCACCCGGACATCACGTCCCGGCTGATCGAATCCGCCGCCCGTTCCGCCCGCTGAAACCGACCGTACAAGGAGAAAACATGTCCGACACCCTCTACACCGGAATCGCGACCTCGACCGGCGACGGCAGGGCGGGAGGACGGGCCCGGACCAACGACGGGCTTCTCGACCTCTCGCTGGCGATCCCCAAGGAGATGGGCGGCCCCGGCGGCGCGACCAACCCCGAGCAGTTGTTCGCGGCAGGCTGGGCCTCGTGCTTCCACTCCGCGCTGAAGGCGGTTGCCGCGCAGCGGAAGGTGCGCGTTGCCGACTCCGCCGTGGTCGCCGAAGTCCGGGTGCATCCGACACCGCAGGGCGGCTTCAGCCTCAGTGCCGCTCTGCACGTCGAGCTGTCCGGAGTGGACCAGAGCACGGCGGACCAGCTCGTCGAAGCGGCCCACGCGGTGTGTCCCTACTCCAACGCCACTCGCGGCAACATCCCGGTCACGGTCGACGCCACCGTCGCCTAGCGATCCGGCCGGGGCGGCGAATCCGCCGCCCCGGCCACGGTGTTGCTGTCCGCCAGCGCGAGGGCACGGCGCCGGACCTCTTCCCGGACGGAGCCGGGCGCGAGCACGGTCAGCGGGGTGCCCAACCGCACCAGGTAGATTGCCAGGGACTCCGTGTCCTGGCCGCCGACCTCCACGATCGTGGAGTCCGGTCCGTCCACCCGGTGCACGCCGGCGGTGGGTGGAACCAGGCGCATCGCGTCGGCCAGGGGCAGCGGCAGGCGCACCGTGGCGTAGAGGGGGTAATCGCTGGTGAGCATCTCGGCGACGAACCGCGCCGCGTCCGGCGGATCGTCGAAGCTCACCGCGCGACCGGTCGGGCGGGCCTCGACCACCCGGTCCGCGCGGAAGGTCCGCCACGTGTCCCTGGCGACGTCGCGGGCCACCAGGTACCACCGGTTGCCGGTGAACACCAGGCGGTACGGGTCGACCTCGCGCACGCTGTCGACGCCCCGCATGTTCCGGTAGGCGAGTTCGATCCGCTCGCAGCGGCGGCAGACCCGCGCCAGCCCGGCCAGCATGCCCGGGGAGAGGGGCTGACCGCAGACCCGCGTGGTGTGCTCGAAGACGTCGTCCATGGCGCCGAGCCGGGAGGCCACGCGCGCGGGCAGCAGCTGGCGCAGTTTCAGGAATGCGGACAGTGCGGCCTGGTCGTCCCCGATCACCCCGGTCTGCGCCGCCTCGCGCAAGGCCACGCTGACCGCGAGCGACTCCTCGTCGTCGAGCACCAGCGGTACCTGCTTGCCGCCGTCGGACAGCCGGTAGCCGCCCCAGCGGCCCGGGTCGGACGTCACGTCGTACCCGAGCTCCCGCAGCCGCGCGATGTCGCGGCGAACGGTTCGCTCCGTGATGCTCATCCGCCGCGCGAGCTCGCCAGCGGTCCAGCTGGGACGCGACGACAACAGCGACAGCAGGTGCAGCAGCCGCGAGGAAGTACTGATCACACCTGGTCGAACTCAGTCCGGCGCGGCGTTGTTCCACCTGCGGAACACGTCGCCCCGGCCGTCCGGGGCGAAGGTCAGGGTCCACAGGTTGCCGAACACGCCGAACTCCGGGTAGGTGCCGAGACCGCGAACCGCCGCGGTGCCTCCGGTGATCATCAGGACGTCCCAGGCGAACGTCCAGCCGTTGCACTGCCAGTCAGCGCGGTCCTGCCGGCCTTCGATGATGTCGTCCCGGCCGATCCAGTGTGTCTCGTACGGCCATTCGTGGTACTCGGCGCCGCTGGTGAACAACGCTGCGAGGTCGTTCCGGTCGCTCGTCGTCCAGGCGTGGACGCAGCGCTCGATCCAGCTGTCGACGTCTGCGCGGCTCGGCATCACGTCGTCTCCTTTCACCCCGCGCCGGAGTGGCGCGGTTCCACGGATCGATCCTCGTGGCCGCCGTCCGCGCCGGGAAGGCACGCGCTTCCCGGGAGTGCCACACCCAGGAAGCGCGCCTCCGGCTCAGAGGTCGACGATCCTGGTGTCGGCGATGCCGGCCGCCAGGCCCGCGCCGTAGACCGAGGCCGGGCTCTGGAAGCCGACGGCGAAGTGCCCGCCGAGGACCCGCCGGGCGATCTCCACGGAACTCAACTGGGTGAACGTGTAGCCGGTCGGCGTGTCGATCAACGACCGCGCCACCTGCCCGCCGCGCCCGGTCACCTCGGCCAGCGCCAGGTAGCGGCCCCGGGCGCGTTCCTCGGCGGTGGGGCCCGCGACGGAGTCGTCCACGTCCGGGAAGCCTCCATCCGTGCCGAGGAAGACCTCGATGTTCCCGATGCCCGTCGACCTGGCGCCGGTGATCAGGTCCCCCATCGGGGCGGGCACGCAGTTCTCCGGGCCGTTGCCGAAGTCGAACGCCCTGGTTTCGGCCGCATCGAGCTGCGTGAGTTCGCCGTTCCGGCGCACCAGGGCACCCAGTTCTTCGATTCCGGCCGAGCTCGCGAGTGAGCCACGGGAGAACCCGCCGGTCACGCGCAGCGCGACGGTGAGCTTCTCGGCACCGGGAACCCGGCGGGCGGTGTGCAGGGCGAGGCAGTCGCTGGGAACCACGTCCCAGCCGACACCCGACATCACCATGACGCTCGCGCGTGCCGCTGCGTCCCCTTTGGACTCGGCCAGGGCGAAGGTGGTGAACTCGGCGGTCGTGTCGAGGTAGTGCACGCCGGATTCGATGGACGCGTCCATCAGATGACGAGCGGTGTGCCGGAACGGACCGGCGACGTTGAGCAGGCAGTCGGCGTCCGTCAACGCATCGCGCGCGGCGGGAGCGTCGTCGACTTCGAACGCCCGGCCGTCGACGCCCAGGGCGCCCGCCAGCGCGCCCACCCGCCCTGGATCGCGGCCGCCCACGACGACATCGAGGCCGATTTCCACGGCTCGCGCCACGACGAGCCGGCCGGTGTACCCGGTCGCGCCGTAGATGAGGAGTCGTCCGCTCATGGTGGGTTTCCCTTCTTCCCGGATGTCGCCGCCACCGTAGGAGGGGACCAGGTCAGGTCCGGTCCGGGAACGGGCGCCTGCGTTGTGATCCGGCGGACATCCGATCGTGGGTTACCAGGACCGGAACCGACCGGGTTCGCGGCTAGCGTCGCGGGCGAACCCGAGAGGAGCTTCACCATGGCTGATCACGAAGTCCGCGACGACGCCGGGCTCGGCGAGGCGAACACCCGCGCGCTGCAGGTGCGCGGTCTGTACGAGCAGATCGAACAGCGTCTGCTGGGCAGGACGTGGACCCTGCCCGAGCTCGCCGTGGGGTTCACCAACGACGCCGCCTACGTCGGCCGCCTGGTGCTCGCGGCCGAGCGCACGTGGGACATCGACGGCGACGTGGACGCCGAGCTGCGGCACAAGCTGGCCGAGTGCCTGTGGTGGGTGTTCGTGCTCGCCGACCGCCTCGGCGTGGACATGCCGGAGGCCTACGAGGCCACCATGGAACGCATTCGGGGTGGCCTGGAACGAAGCATCCGCAACGCCTGATCTGAGAACCCGCTGGGCGGCACCACCGGACCGGGCGGACCTGTGAGCTGCTGGAGTGGATGGTCTCCGGTCGCCTGGGCGACCCGGTTGATCGTGGCGCCGGGTCCGGGCAGTTCGAGCCCGTGCCACCGGGCTCGCCGCACGAGGTGTGGATGCGCCCGGCACGGGCGGAAGACGGCGGGCGCGTACTTTTCCTGGTTGAGCCGGATGGCGTCGTTTCTGATCACGAGACCGAGGCTGCCCGCGAGCTCATCTGCCGTAGCGGGGGCGCCGTAGGTCAGCACCTCGGCCTTGGCGCATTGCCGTCCCCGTCCGGCCCGGTCACACGCGCGAGATGAGTCGTCAGTGCCGCGAAACTCGAGCAGGGCCGGATCGGGCCGGTTCCCGAGGAGTTGCTCAGCGCCGTCGCGAAATGCGTCGCGGTTCGACGATCTGGAACGGTGGCCCGGAGACCGGTGCACGGAGCACCAGGAAGTCCTCGGGGAGTACGACGGACAACTCCAGAGCAGCAAGGAAAACAGCCGGCGATCCGGCGCGCGCCGCGGACGTGATCACGCGGCACGGATGTCGCAGCCGCCGGAGCGCCTCAGCACTGCGACCGATGTTCCGCCCTGCCCCGGACCCTCAGCCGGCGGGTGCGACTGCCACCCAGTCACGCAGGATGGTGCGGAGTCCTTCCTGCGGGCTGCCCTCCGAGAACGGGTCGAGGTGGATCTCGTGGTGCGGTCCGCTGCGCTTGAGACCGTTGCGGTCCGCGAACTCACCCAGCCGGCGGAGCGTGTCGTACTCCTCGGCGAACGGTCCGTGGTGCGTGACCTGGACCACGGTGCCCCCTGCCGTGCTCCACAGTTCCGGTTCGGTTCCGGCGGTCCGCGCCGGCACATCCAGGTTCCGGCGCGCGGTGGCGAGGTCGTCGCTGGTTACGTCGTCGGGCACCTGGACCAGCACGCGGAAGTGCAGGTGTTCGAGGGGGGCGGCGGAGTAGAAGTCGGCGATGCCGACGTGCCCGTGGATCTCCTCGTCGTACCAGTACGCGATCTCCGTGCTGTCCTCGGGCATCCACGCGGCGTCCGGCCGGACCCGGCGGAGCTCCCGGGCCGCGCCTTCGGCGAGGGATTTGCGGGCGTAGAAAGCGCCGGTGCCGGGACGACCGTCGCCGCGCACGGAGAGGTACCGCGACGCCTCGATCCGTGCGATCTCCGGTTCGTCGGAGGCTGTGAAGTGATCGGTGGGCTGGTTCATGTCGTGCTTCCCTTCGTCATCGGTTGACGACATCGACGTTAGGCTGGGTTCAGGACAGATCCCGCCCGGAATCGTCGTGGAGCGTGAGCACGGTGCGCGCGTGCTCGACGACCGCGTGCCGGACTTCCTGCGGGCCGATGACCCGGAGTGGGACGCCGAGCCGGATGAGGTAGGCGGACAGCCAGGGCGCGCTGGGGCCGCCGATCCGGGAGATCGTCAGCCGCTCGCCCGCGGCGTGGTGCTCGGCGACGGTGGCCGGCACGATCGCTTGCACCTCCTCCAGCGGGAGCGGGAACTCGACTTCGGCGTGGACCTCGTAGGGCGTACTCGTGATGGCGGCGTCGACGAGCGCGGCCGCGTCGGCGACCCGCCGGTCCGGCGCGGCGCGGCCGGTGACGGCGATGTCGCGGGCACGATCCACGCGGAAGGTGCGCCAGTCGTTCCGGTCGCGGTCCCAGGCGACGAGGTACCAGCGGTGCGCGCTGCGAACCAGCCGCTGAGGCTCCACGTCGCGCAGGGTTTCGACATCGCGGCGGTCCAGGTAGGACAGCCGTACCCGGGCACCTTCGCGGCAGGCGTTGGCCAGGCCCAGCAGTACCTGCGGATCAGCGTGCCCCCAGCGCGCCGGCCCGCGCTGCCCGGCGTGCTCGACCGTAGCGTCCAATGCGCGCAGCCGGTCGCCGACCCGGCGGGGCAATGATTGCTGAAGCTTGATCAGCGCCGTCAGCGCCGGTTCTCCCGCACTGGCGGGACCCTCCCACGCCGCTTGCCGCAGCGCGATGGCGACCGCCAGCGCCTCCTCGTCATCGAGGCTCAGCGGTGGCATCCGCGAACCTGCGCCCAGCCGGTACCCGCCGAAGGGCCCCGGAGCGGATTCGATGCCGTAGCCGAGTTCGCGCAGTTTGGCGATGTCGCGGCGCACCGTGCGTTCGTGCACGTCCAGACGGTGGGCGAGCTCGTCGCTCGTCCACTCCGGACGGGTCGACAACACCGACAGCAGGCGCAGCAGTCGGGCGGAGGCGCTGATCACAGGAACCAGCCTACGGCCGATTCCGGGCCGGGCCTGTCCGGAACCGGCCCTAACGTCGTCCCCAGGATCACGGACACGGCGCCGCCGGTGCCGTAAGACGGGGAGGAACGATCATGGGACAACTGGACGGCAGGACGGCCGTGGTCACGGGCGGCAGCGCCGGAATCGGACTGGCAGCGGCCAAACGGTTCGCCGCCGAAGGCGCGCACGTGTACGTGACCGGGCGGCGCGCGCCGGCGCTGGCGTCCGCCGTCGGGGAGATCGGGCCGCGCGCCACCGCGTTCCAAGGTGACGTGTCGGAGATCGCCGACCTCGACCGGCTGGCCGCGACGATCTCGGCGACGGGGGAGCGGATCGACGTGTTGCTGGCCAACGCGGGCGGTGGCTCCTTCCGCACGCTGGAGAACGTCACCGAGGAGCACTTCGACGAGATCTTCCGGACGAACGTGCGCGGTCTGGTGTTCACCGTGCAGAAACTGCTGCCCCTGCTGGTGGACGGCGCTTCGGTGATCCTCACCGGTTCCACGGCGGCGTTCACCGGAACCCCTTCCTTCGGTGTGTACGGGGCGTCCAAGGGCGCGGTGCACGCCATCGCCCGCGTGTGGGCGAACGAACTCAGCGACCGCCGCATCCGGGTCAACACCCTGGTGCCCGGATACATCGAGACCCCGGGGATCCTCGCCGGCGCGGGTGAGGACCAAGCCGCGAAGGACGAGGCGCGCCGCCAGTTGAGCGCGGGTGTGCCGCTCGGGAGACTCGGCAGTGCCGATGAGGCCGCCGACGCAGCGCTGTTCCTGGCCGGCGACCAGAGCACCTTCATGACGGGTGCGGAACTCGTCGTGGACGGAGGGGAAAGCCGGCGCCGCTGACGAACCGCGATCACCGGCGCTCGGCTGGTGGACGTGATGGTGGTGGCCGGTACCAGCCCGCGGACTGGACATCGCAGGGCTGGGATCCGGGAGCCCCCGCGCGGGCGGTCCTGGTCAAGGCCCGGGCCGAAGGGCAGGCCACCGGCCGCCGCTACCCCGGCGACGCGACGATGGCCTGTCCGGCACCCATCCACCGAGGGCGGGTAGCCGCACGCGGCCCACCACGGCACGCTCCACACCGTGGAGCTTCTCGTGGGATCCACACACAGCGCAAGGTGGCTGACGGCTTCCGTGCCGGGTCAGCTCATGCACGCGGGAAAGTAACCCCGGTGGTCGCGTAACAAATGGCGTCTTGTGGGAGTAATGCGGTGGCTCCGGTTCGTCAGCTGTCGCCGTCTGGCAAACCGCCATTGCGTTGTGGTGATGACTGCCGGTGTCGCGCATCGGCCGCGTTGATGGTCACCGGCCCCTGGGGTTAGGGTGGCGCGACCGCAGGAGCTGGCCGGGACGGTGACATCGTGGATCGTGAGCAGCTGTATCGGCTCGACCTCAACCTGCTGCTGGCGTTCGACGCGTTGATGGCCGAGTGCAGTGTCACGAGGGCGGCCGAGCGGATGTCGGTCGGGCAGCCGGCGATGAGCGCGTCGTTGTCCCGGCTGCGGCGGTTCTTCGACGACCCGCTCCTGGTCCGGGAGGACAGGTCGCTCGTGCCGACCACCCGGGCGCTGCAGCTGATCGAGCCTCTCCGTGACGCGCTGGACTTGGTCGAGTCGACGATCCGGTCCGGTCGGCGGTTCGATCCTGGGGCCGATCACCGCCAGTTCACGCTGATGGCCAGCGACTACGTCTTGTTGATCCTGCTCGGACCGCTGCTGGCCGAGCTCGAGGTCGAGGCGCCGAACCTGCGCTTCACCGTCCGCCCGATCGCGGCGGATTTCGGCGAGCAGGTCAGCCGCTCGCAGCTGGATCTGCTGATCTTTCCCGACGAACTGGTGCCTGAGGACCTTCAGGCGAGCTCGGAGAAGCTGTTCACCGATCGGCTGGTGTGCGCTGTCGACCGCGACCATCCGGAGATCGGGGAACGGATCACCGAGGAGCAGTTCCGGACATTGCCCTACGTGTCCTTCGCCGGGACCTCGTTGCGCACGATCAGCGAACTGCGGTTCCGCGAGCTGGGCATCGATCGTCCGATCGAGATCGGCACGCAGAGTTTCGTGATCCAGCCGTTCATGCTCCGCGGCACCCGGCTCATGGCGCTGCTGCACGAGCGGCTCGGCCGGTACTTTGCCGAGCGGGCCGGGATCCGGTTGCTCGATCCGCCGTTCACGATCGGCACGATGACCGAGTCGATGTTCTGGTCGCCGCGCGCCGAGACGGACCCTGCCCACCGGTGGCTGCGCAACCGAGTCGCACGGGCGGCCGCCGCGTTGCAGCCCTGAGCCATCCATCGATGTCAATGATGATTCACATCGATATCCATCGCTATCAGTGCGGCGGTTGGCGCGGTTAGCGTGTGCGGAGGCTGACCGCACAACGAAGTGAGAACATCAATGGCTCAGGCAGCGAAGTCACCGCTGACCCACGTTCGCCACGTGGGTCTCGGTGTCCCGGATTTCCGGGAAGCAGTCGAATTCTACCGTTCCGCATGGGGCCTGCAGGTCGTCGACGAGGACTCCGATGTGGTGTTCTTCGGTACCCCTGCCAATCCCGAGGCCTACATCGTGCGCGTCCGCAAGGACCCCGCGAAGCGTGTGGACCTGATCGCGTTCGCCGCGGAGAGCGCGTCGGCGGTGGACGAGCTGGCGCAGCGGCTGGGGTCGGCCGGCATCACCCTGGTGCGGGAGCCCGACAAGCTCGGCACGCCCGGTGGCGGTTACGGGTTCCGGTTCTTCGACCCGGACGGCCGTCTCATCGAGGTCTCCAGTGACGTCGCACCACGTCCGTGGCGGGCGCTGGAGCCGCGGGAATCGGTTCCGCAGAAGCTCAGTCACGTGGTCGTCAACTCGCCCGATGTCGTGGCGACCAAGCGGTTCTACGAGACGCATCTGGGTTTCCGCTTGTCGGACTGGCTGGAAGACAAGATGTGTTTCATGCGCGTCCGGTCCGATCACCACATTCTCGCGATCGCTCAGGGCCCGCACACCTCGTTGAACCATGTGTCCTTCGAGATGCGCGGTCTCGACGAGTTCATGCGCGGGACAGGGCGGCTCATCCGGCAGGGCCGCGATCCCGTGTGGGGGCCGGGCCGGCACAGTGCGGGAGACAACACCTTCTCCTATTTCACCGACCCCGTCGGCAATGTCGTGGAATACACCACCGAGCTCGAACGAATCGACGACGACGAGGCCTGGGAACCACGCACGTTCTCCGCGGCCCCGGAAGTCGCCGACCAGTGGGGCACCGGCGGCCCCTTCGAACCGATGATCCCGGCCATGCACAACTCCCCTGACCAGGGGCTGTGGACCCCTGCACCGCTGTGAACAGGAACGGATGACTGTCATGACGAAAGCTCTCATCGTCGGCGGTGGAATCAGCGGGCTGGCTACGGCAATGGTGTTGTCGCGCCAGGGCATCGAGGTCGATCTGGTCGAACGGCAGCCCCAGGTCGAAGCGCTCGGCAGCGGTATCACGTTGATCGCACCCGCGCTGCGCGCACTCGACCGGCTCGGTGTGTACGCGGACTGCGTCGGCCAGGGGTACGGCGTCACCGACTTCGAGATCTACGAGGTCGACGGCACCTTGGCCGAACGGTTCCCGCTGCCGTCGCCGGTCGGCACCGACCAGCCGGGGTTGCTGGGCATGATGCGCCCGACCCTGCACACGATCCTGCTCGACCACGCGACGAACGAAGGCACAGTCGTGCGCACCGGCGTCGCGCCGGTCCACATCGAACAGCGCCCGAGCGCGGCCGACGTCACCTTCAACAACGGAGAGCACGGCCACTACGATCTGGTCATCGGCGCCGACGGCATCAGGTCCACCGTCCGCGAGCTGCTCTTCGAGCCGCTGACCCCGCGACCCCTGGGGCAAGGCATCTTCCGGGTGGTGCTGCCCCGGCCGGCCGAGGTGACCGCGGAAGTGCAGTTCCACCCAGCCGGCGATGTCACGGTGGGATTCACGCCCACCGCGCCGGACCGGATGTACATGTACTGCCTGTTCCCGATCGACGACGGCTACCGGCCGGAGAAGGAGGAGCTGGTCGATCTCGTCCGGGCACGGATCGCACCGTTCGGCGGCGTGGTGGCGGAAATCCGGGACGCCGTCAAGGACGTGGACCAGATCCACTACACCAGGTTCGAGACCGTCCTCGCGCCGGACCCGTGGTTCCGGGGCCGGACGGTCCTCCTCGGCGATGCGGCGCACTGCACCACACCGCACCTGGCCGCGGGAGCGGCGATGTGCCTGGAGGACGCGGTCGTGCTCGGTGAGGAACTGGCCGCCGCGGCGACGGTCGACGACGCTTTGCGCGCCTACTGCACGCGCCGCTTCGACCGCTGCAAGTACGTGGTCGAGACCGCGTCCCTGCTGAGCCACTGGCAGACCCACCCCGACACGCCAGGGGCCGACCACTCGCGCGTCATGGGCGAGGCGTTCGAGCGACTGGCCGGCCCGTTCTGATCGAAGGAATTCCGATGGGTACCGAATATGTCGACGATGACACACGCCTGTTGCACCAGTACATCGACAAGTGCTCGAACTGGGGTCGCTGGGGACCCGATGATCAGCTCGGTGCGCTCAACCTGGTCGGCCCGGAGGAGGTCCGCCGCGCCGCCGCGCTGGTGCGCAAAGGGATTCCGATCTCGCTGACCCTGCCCTACGACCAGGCCGGGCCACAACCCGGCGGTTTCCGCGACAACCCACAGCTGCTGGTCACCGCTTCCGGTACCGATCATGTGTCCGGGGCGCAGGATCAGCTGCCGGGCGGGTTCGGCCCGGCGAGGGGCTTCGGGTTCTCCGACGACGTGCTCGTCATGCCGACGCAGTGCGGCACGCAATGGGACTCGCTGTCGCACATCTTCTGGGAAGGCAAGATGTGGAACGGGCGCTCGGCCGGACAGGTCACCAGCGGCGGCGCCGCGGCCAACGGCATCGAGAACTACACCGGCCGCGTCGTGATGCGCGGGGTGCTGGTGGATCTGCCGGCCCACCGGGGAGTCGAATCGCTGGAGCCGGGCGAGCCGATCACACCCGATGCGATCGAGGAGGTGCTCGCGGCGCACGACGTCACCGTGCGCCCGGGAGACGCCCTCCTCGTGCGTACCGGGTTCATGGCCGCGCGCCGGGGTCACTGGGGTGACTACGCCGGTGGCCCGGCGCCAGGGCTGTCACTGCACACGGCGCCATGGCTGCGTGAGCACGACATCGCGGCCGTCGCCACCGACACCTGGGGCGTGGAGGTACGGCCCAACGAGATCGGATACTTCCAACCCCTGCACATCGTCTCGCTCGTGCACGGCGGCATCGCTTTCGGGGAGATGTTCGACCTCGACGCGCTCGCCGCGGACTGCGCCGCGGACGGCGTGCACGAGTTCATGTTCGTGGCCTCGCCCTTGCCGATCACCGGTGGCTCCGGTGCCCCGGTGAGCGCGGTGGCGATCAAGTAACAGACGAAAGGCACGCAGTGTACGAACCGTTCCCGGACAAGTACGTGTGGAACCTCTCCGTCGGGATCGCTCTGGCCGTCGGCGGTCTGATCGGTGAGGTGGACCGCGCCTGCCGCCCGCTGCACGACCTGGCCACTGACGACGACGACGAGGCGACACAGGCGTTCTTCCGTTCCTGGTCCGCTGTGGCCGAC
This is a stretch of genomic DNA from Amycolatopsis endophytica. It encodes these proteins:
- a CDS encoding TetR/AcrR family transcriptional regulator → MRPSPVRERILAAADEFFYAEGIRAVSADRIIAAAEVSKVTFYRHFPTKDDLVLAYLDGRSAVERGVVEHLRSTHADDACAALVAIAQAVADTSCASGFRGCPFINAAAEYADPGHPVRRAIVAHRDWFAGVLTDLIAELGVVDSPQVVDRLLMLRDGAMVGGYLGSSSAPRAETLIGAGRAVIDAARR
- a CDS encoding alpha/beta fold hydrolase produces the protein MKFGHRLRPVAATVALGAAAVLALGVVPSSATETTEVQGRDSAKPTVVLVHGAFADAAGWDGVIGELQRDGYPVLAVANPLRGLAADSAYLRSVLDTVPGPVVLVGHSYGGAVITNAATGSANVTALVYTAAFAPDAGENLNQFSDPARYPGSELTPDALVIRPYPGGIDATIDPARFRDIFAADLPRPEVVKMAARQRPVSVAALGEPSGAPAWKTIPSWYLVSTQDKAISPVAQRFFAQRAGAHTVEIRASHVGYISHPDITSRLIESAARSAR
- a CDS encoding organic hydroperoxide resistance protein; translated protein: MSDTLYTGIATSTGDGRAGGRARTNDGLLDLSLAIPKEMGGPGGATNPEQLFAAGWASCFHSALKAVAAQRKVRVADSAVVAEVRVHPTPQGGFSLSAALHVELSGVDQSTADQLVEAAHAVCPYSNATRGNIPVTVDATVA
- a CDS encoding helix-turn-helix transcriptional regulator, with amino-acid sequence MISTSSRLLHLLSLLSSRPSWTAGELARRMSITERTVRRDIARLRELGYDVTSDPGRWGGYRLSDGGKQVPLVLDDEESLAVSVALREAAQTGVIGDDQAALSAFLKLRQLLPARVASRLGAMDDVFEHTTRVCGQPLSPGMLAGLARVCRRCERIELAYRNMRGVDSVREVDPYRLVFTGNRWYLVARDVARDTWRTFRADRVVEARPTGRAVSFDDPPDAARFVAEMLTSDYPLYATVRLPLPLADAMRLVPPTAGVHRVDGPDSTIVEVGGQDTESLAIYLVRLGTPLTVLAPGSVREEVRRRALALADSNTVAGAADSPPRPDR
- a CDS encoding nuclear transport factor 2 family protein, with amino-acid sequence MPSRADVDSWIERCVHAWTTSDRNDLAALFTSGAEYHEWPYETHWIGRDDIIEGRQDRADWQCNGWTFAWDVLMITGGTAAVRGLGTYPEFGVFGNLWTLTFAPDGRGDVFRRWNNAAPD
- a CDS encoding saccharopine dehydrogenase family protein translates to MSGRLLIYGATGYTGRLVVARAVEIGLDVVVGGRDPGRVGALAGALGVDGRAFEVDDAPAARDALTDADCLLNVAGPFRHTARHLMDASIESGVHYLDTTAEFTTFALAESKGDAAARASVMVMSGVGWDVVPSDCLALHTARRVPGAEKLTVALRVTGGFSRGSLASSAGIEELGALVRRNGELTQLDAAETRAFDFGNGPENCVPAPMGDLITGARSTGIGNIEVFLGTDGGFPDVDDSVAGPTAEERARGRYLALAEVTGRGGQVARSLIDTPTGYTFTQLSSVEIARRVLGGHFAVGFQSPASVYGAGLAAGIADTRIVDL
- a CDS encoding GyrI-like domain-containing protein, which translates into the protein MSSTDDEGKHDMNQPTDHFTASDEPEIARIEASRYLSVRGDGRPGTGAFYARKSLAEGAARELRRVRPDAAWMPEDSTEIAYWYDEEIHGHVGIADFYSAAPLEHLHFRVLVQVPDDVTSDDLATARRNLDVPARTAGTEPELWSTAGGTVVQVTHHGPFAEEYDTLRRLGEFADRNGLKRSGPHHEIHLDPFSEGSPQEGLRTILRDWVAVAPAG
- a CDS encoding helix-turn-helix transcriptional regulator produces the protein MISASARLLRLLSVLSTRPEWTSDELAHRLDVHERTVRRDIAKLRELGYGIESAPGPFGGYRLGAGSRMPPLSLDDEEALAVAIALRQAAWEGPASAGEPALTALIKLQQSLPRRVGDRLRALDATVEHAGQRGPARWGHADPQVLLGLANACREGARVRLSYLDRRDVETLRDVEPQRLVRSAHRWYLVAWDRDRNDWRTFRVDRARDIAVTGRAAPDRRVADAAALVDAAITSTPYEVHAEVEFPLPLEEVQAIVPATVAEHHAAGERLTISRIGGPSAPWLSAYLIRLGVPLRVIGPQEVRHAVVEHARTVLTLHDDSGRDLS
- a CDS encoding SDR family NAD(P)-dependent oxidoreductase → MGQLDGRTAVVTGGSAGIGLAAAKRFAAEGAHVYVTGRRAPALASAVGEIGPRATAFQGDVSEIADLDRLAATISATGERIDVLLANAGGGSFRTLENVTEEHFDEIFRTNVRGLVFTVQKLLPLLVDGASVILTGSTAAFTGTPSFGVYGASKGAVHAIARVWANELSDRRIRVNTLVPGYIETPGILAGAGEDQAAKDEARRQLSAGVPLGRLGSADEAADAALFLAGDQSTFMTGAELVVDGGESRRR